The Leptospira bouyouniensis genome has a segment encoding these proteins:
- a CDS encoding Mur ligase family protein, producing the protein MNFLDFLNERQNIEKTRNFNVFQTYTLDSLKKVFDFTKVSSIKKQHNPIRISVVGTNGKGSTSHYLACLFSKLGLHVGLYTSPHLLTPLERFQMVIQGNPILPTWEKVNQCFENHFLAEIDRYQNLSYFEFLTVFAYCFFAEENTDVEIWEAGLGGRLDATKLVNAEYVVLTKIGLDHAAILGNTKEAICQEKLAIIGDQTLKLFAMDKEVESLNTVFTNRPRAEDVPLFVFACPPKESYLEMNFAYAKEIVSQILPNQKDSLSVMTIADLPKPKGRMEVLANNPLVVFDPSHNPDAILVTTLEFAKTHSKFHLLLGSLPDKDLSGILEVLPENTLESLTLWEGEGFARFPDPEGNLVHRTLRKSSQQEIVPLFQGRTPVLVLGSFRLYGIVANLIQNTIKM; encoded by the coding sequence ATGAACTTTTTAGATTTTTTAAACGAGAGACAAAACATTGAAAAAACAAGAAACTTCAATGTATTCCAGACCTACACTTTGGATTCTCTTAAAAAAGTTTTTGATTTTACAAAAGTTTCTTCGATTAAAAAACAACATAATCCTATTCGTATCAGTGTAGTAGGAACAAATGGAAAAGGTAGCACCTCACACTACTTAGCTTGTTTATTTTCAAAATTGGGTTTACATGTGGGACTTTACACTTCTCCCCACCTACTCACTCCACTCGAAAGATTCCAAATGGTAATCCAAGGGAATCCAATCCTTCCCACATGGGAAAAAGTAAACCAATGTTTCGAAAACCATTTCCTCGCAGAAATTGATCGCTATCAAAACCTATCCTACTTTGAATTCCTAACCGTTTTTGCTTACTGCTTTTTTGCAGAAGAGAATACAGATGTAGAAATTTGGGAGGCAGGTCTTGGAGGTAGATTAGATGCGACCAAATTAGTAAACGCGGAATATGTAGTGCTTACTAAAATTGGCCTCGACCATGCGGCAATCCTAGGAAATACCAAAGAAGCCATTTGTCAGGAAAAATTGGCCATCATTGGTGATCAAACTTTGAAACTTTTTGCCATGGATAAAGAAGTGGAATCATTAAACACAGTTTTCACAAATCGTCCGAGAGCAGAAGATGTTCCTCTTTTTGTATTCGCATGCCCACCTAAAGAAAGTTATTTGGAAATGAATTTTGCGTATGCGAAAGAAATCGTCTCCCAAATCCTTCCAAATCAAAAAGATTCACTTTCAGTGATGACAATCGCTGACCTACCAAAACCAAAAGGGAGGATGGAAGTTTTGGCAAACAATCCTCTTGTTGTTTTCGACCCATCTCATAACCCAGATGCAATATTAGTGACAACCCTTGAATTTGCAAAAACCCACTCCAAATTCCACCTCCTCCTCGGAAGCCTCCCAGACAAAGACCTGAGTGGAATTCTCGAGGTTTTGCCGGAAAATACCTTGGAAAGCCTCACCTTATGGGAGGGAGAAGGGTTTGCTAGATTCCCTGACCCCGAAGGAAATCTTGTCCACCGAACGCTCCGGAAAAGTTCACAGCAAGAGATTGTTCCTTTATTCCAAGGCAGAACTCCCGTTTTGGTGTTAGGAAGTTTCCGACTTTATGGAATTGTGGCAAATTTAATACAAAATACAATAAAGATGTAA
- a CDS encoding histidine kinase, which translates to MEKISGMGKETSEISDHIKLHIENGKILSLKTHRVSKSVEEHIKEAVGLILDRLTYPTLVPTLYTIIKELAINACKANQKRVFFEERGYSMLNPSEYARGVREYREMFSEEMSNEFGIKAKKKGYYCLINFKYNDDGILIEVINNTPIAKEEEKSIRERLEKGMMYDDIAQFYIDNADTSEGAGLGLALILIMLKGEGIDPNFFRIIIGEDSTIARLEIPLTENFVSSRDSN; encoded by the coding sequence ATGGAAAAGATTTCGGGTATGGGAAAGGAAACAAGCGAGATTTCTGATCACATCAAATTACATATCGAAAACGGGAAAATTCTCTCGCTAAAGACCCACCGGGTCTCCAAATCCGTTGAGGAACACATCAAGGAGGCCGTAGGACTCATTTTAGATAGGCTTACCTACCCCACTCTCGTCCCCACTCTCTACACCATCATCAAAGAACTTGCAATCAATGCCTGTAAGGCCAACCAAAAACGAGTTTTTTTCGAAGAACGTGGTTATAGTATGTTAAATCCTTCCGAATACGCAAGAGGGGTTCGGGAATACCGTGAGATGTTTTCGGAAGAAATGTCGAACGAGTTTGGGATCAAAGCCAAAAAAAAAGGATACTACTGTTTAATAAATTTTAAGTACAACGACGATGGGATCCTCATCGAAGTCATCAACAACACTCCCATTGCCAAAGAAGAAGAAAAATCGATCCGTGAACGTTTGGAAAAAGGAATGATGTATGATGACATCGCTCAGTTTTATATCGATAATGCGGATACATCAGAGGGAGCAGGTCTTGGCCTGGCACTCATTCTCATCATGTTAAAAGGAGAAGGAATTGATCCCAATTTTTTTAGAATCATCATTGGCGAAGATTCCACGATTGCAAGATTGGAAATACCGCTAACTGAAAATTTTGTTTCCAGCCGCGATTCTAATTAA
- a CDS encoding shikimate dehydrogenase family protein, whose protein sequence is MYSKHTEIFGILGFPLGHTLSPWIHNTLFQLSGYDAVYLVFENERWKEIGIGPLRDLGVKGVSVTIPFKEWAYTQADKVCESSKTMLASNTLLLRSEVEAVNTDGSGALFSILQNNPDLLDPNESKKILILGSGGSAKGILFSIAKELETNRKQQSFQRKVQILARNQSAISEIEQSLGNPAWLERTTKEDAIKNKEDYDLVIHTTPIGMKGVGGEPILDSNFFTKKHTLFDIVYNPLETNLVQIAKQKKAAIIPGYHMLLFQGIKQFELFTNTKVKQKWIRKVESILLHELKKRK, encoded by the coding sequence TTGTATTCAAAACACACAGAGATCTTTGGCATATTGGGATTTCCCTTAGGCCACACCCTTTCCCCTTGGATCCACAACACACTGTTCCAACTCTCTGGGTATGATGCTGTCTATTTAGTATTTGAAAACGAACGATGGAAAGAAATCGGAATTGGCCCCCTTCGCGATTTAGGAGTGAAAGGAGTTTCTGTAACGATTCCCTTTAAAGAATGGGCATATACACAAGCAGACAAGGTATGTGAGTCATCTAAGACAATGTTAGCATCAAATACACTTTTACTTCGCAGTGAGGTCGAAGCTGTCAATACAGATGGATCCGGTGCGCTCTTTTCTATCTTACAAAACAATCCTGATTTATTAGATCCAAACGAATCCAAAAAAATCCTCATCCTTGGGAGTGGAGGTAGTGCCAAGGGGATTTTATTTTCCATTGCAAAGGAATTGGAAACGAATAGGAAACAACAATCTTTCCAAAGAAAGGTGCAAATCCTTGCCAGAAACCAGTCGGCGATCAGTGAAATCGAACAATCGTTAGGAAATCCAGCATGGTTGGAACGTACAACAAAGGAAGATGCAATAAAAAATAAAGAAGACTATGATCTTGTGATTCATACCACACCCATCGGAATGAAAGGTGTAGGTGGTGAACCCATTTTGGATTCCAACTTCTTCACCAAAAAACATACGTTATTCGATATTGTTTACAATCCTTTGGAAACAAATTTAGTACAAATTGCCAAACAGAAAAAGGCAGCGATCATCCCTGGCTATCATATGTTATTATTCCAAGGGATCAAACAATTTGAACTATTTACCAATACAAAAGTTAAACAAAAATGGATCCGTAAAGTAGAATCAATTTTATTACATGAATTAAAAAAGAGAAAATAA
- a CDS encoding glycosyltransferase family 2 protein: protein MSSIPLSCAIITLNEADNLSRTLKAISFIDDVVVVDSGSTDETVEIAKSMGARVYYHKFDNYADQKNFAIAKTKYDWVFAIDADEVVSPKLKEEILKLFSNQDIKTKGFLVPRLTFYLGKWIRFGGYYPNYQIRLFHKAEGQFSGGLVHERVKLNGRPLKLKNPLFHYSYKNISDHLKFIDRYSSLFAEEEFRNGKQSSIFWAFMKGCFKGFYMYWIRLGILDGKQGFVLALLGFYYNFLKYLKLYEKTNSVPSFFVMVDAIHDVKGKKTTKKNSDQIHV, encoded by the coding sequence ATGTCATCAATTCCCCTTTCTTGTGCCATCATAACCCTTAACGAAGCAGACAATCTCAGTCGCACCTTAAAAGCAATTTCTTTCATTGATGACGTCGTGGTTGTTGATTCAGGTTCCACCGATGAAACTGTGGAAATCGCAAAATCAATGGGAGCACGAGTTTATTACCATAAATTCGATAATTATGCTGACCAAAAAAACTTTGCGATCGCTAAAACTAAATATGATTGGGTGTTTGCTATTGATGCAGATGAAGTTGTATCCCCAAAACTAAAAGAAGAAATTTTAAAACTTTTTTCGAATCAAGATATAAAAACAAAGGGATTTTTAGTTCCAAGGCTCACGTTTTATCTTGGAAAATGGATTCGATTCGGGGGTTATTACCCAAATTACCAAATCCGGTTATTTCATAAGGCAGAAGGACAGTTTAGCGGTGGTTTGGTGCATGAAAGAGTCAAACTGAATGGAAGACCATTAAAATTAAAAAATCCTCTTTTCCATTATTCTTATAAAAATATCTCAGACCATTTAAAATTCATCGATCGTTACTCAAGTTTGTTTGCAGAAGAAGAATTTAGAAATGGAAAACAAAGTTCAATATTTTGGGCTTTTATGAAAGGATGTTTTAAAGGATTTTATATGTACTGGATTCGTTTAGGAATCCTAGATGGAAAACAAGGTTTTGTCCTCGCCCTACTTGGCTTTTATTATAATTTTCTAAAGTATCTCAAACTCTATGAAAAAACGAACTCAGTCCCTTCTTTCTTTGTTATGGTTGATGCGATTCATGATGTAAAGGGCAAAAAAACCACCAAGAAAAATAGCGACCAAATTCACGTTTGA